The Plasmodium vivax chromosome 7, whole genome shotgun sequence DNA window CTGGAAAAGCTGCTGCTTTGGAACAACTTCCTGCGTAGTGCTGCTGTACAGGTGCTTCGTGGCGCTACTGCTTGGGGTGCCCTTCGATTCCTTCTTGGAGGCCTCTTCCTCGCCCACTTtgtccttccccccttcctccCCCGCGTCGTCCTTCACCCAGTCGGCGTTCTTCATATAATTCGACAGCAAAATGTGTATGAACATGTCGTAGTCCAAATTGGAGATGTACTTATTTTGAATCAAATAAACGATGGTCTGCTTCACCGTGTGCATGTAATAAATGAACTGCTTCTTATTTATGCACCTCGTGTATTGGAAGTAAAAGGAAGGTTCTAAAAATTCGACCAAATGGTAGAAGTTGTTCTTCCTCGCCAACTCGAACAGCACAATTATAATTTCGTAGATCTCCCTAGGGTTACAATAAAAATCTTTATTGATCCCCTTATACAAAATGTCCCTAAAATTGAAGCAAGCCAACGGGTTAAGATGGTGCAGATTCTTGTTCGTGTACACGTACAAAATTAAGTCCGAAAAACGttcgtaaaattttattaagtGCAGgtcctcctccccttttcccttcttcatcatcacGTTCTGCAGCcaggaataaaaatattttatattacctATTGTTGCAGATAgggccaaaaaaggggcattaCACAAATGGATAATATTCTCTATCTGCGTCCCATAAAATTCCTTATCTCCTATACAGTGAATTTCATCAAAAATGATGTACTCAATTCGGCTAATAAATTTTGATACATTCAAATTTgaattttcatcatttacaGCATACCCGgaaagtaaaatattttcaaacaCACTCGGCAAAACGATCACTATCTGAGCGTCTAGCGCATTTTCCTCTGCATATTTATCCGTCATATACGAACACAGTTTATTTCCCCCATACTTCGAATACCCCTTGGTGCTGAATCTTCCATTGACTTCATGGTAAATTTGAAAAGCCAAAGTGTCGTTAGGAGCTACGTACACAACAACACTATCATTGTTTAGTCGTAGCACTTTGTCCATTACGTAGTagcaaataaatgttttgcCACTACTCGTGGGGCAGGAAACTAAAATGCTCTTTCGTCTGTCAACCagatttaaaatgttatactGCCAAGTGTCCAACGTGAAGAGCACTCGCTTGTCCTTTATATTCCCGGTGGTTCTATCTAACAGGTAGTACATATAATACAACTGAAATTCgtgctccttcttctcatcaatttttaattcactaTAAGTTTTGACGGACTCTAgtttgtatttataaatatcgTGTGCATCTTTTCCCTTATGCTTGTCCTGTTTGGAGTCGTTCCCATAGGTATTACCCCCATCATTCTCTGCGGCCACCTCGCTCGATTTCTTGCCCCCTTTGCTCTTACTTTGGCTGCCACTTTGTagcgctccttttttcttatcattCAATGTGGAAGCATCTTTCAGTTTGGCCttttcgtttccttttccttttccctttttcgcagAGCCCATTTTATCCTCATCTGCCTCTTCGTCTCCCCCCTCTCCGGACAATTTCGAAAGGTTCCTCCTCACCTTCACGTACTCTTCGAACAAATTATAACTGCTATGTTTGAACCCTAGCGATAGCAACACCGTCTGCAGTTGCACTATATCCTTTTCGCTCAAATTTTccttaaatttgttaaaaatttcgttGGTCAATTTGTATATCAGCATGACGCTTCTGATTGCGTCCGACTTTTGCCTGCTGCTCTTCACATTCTTTAACTTGGTATACATGATAATTTCAAACATGCTGCTCAAAACCTTTatgctaatttttatttgcagcTCCACACTTTTGATCAAATTTGTAACGTTGTTAAAATTGTACACATCTACTAGTCTGTTAAATCCGGAAATGATATCCAGCGACCAGGTGTTCATGTCTGAGTAGCTATTATTGCTTCGCAGTTTATTTACCTTGGCTTCCAGCACGTTGTACCTTTCTAAGTCCACTTCGTAAATTTTCCTCTCACTtgacatttctttttttttcaaaatttcatCTTTCCTGCTTAATGTGTTTACATTCGCTTTGGCGCCCTTTTTACCTGCCTTTTCGTTACGcccttttttgctctccTCCTTGTTATTCCCCCTTTCGTGCTTCCTATCATTTTCCAAATCGCTATCCTCATTTGAGTCATCCAAAATTTCGAATATGtcgtttttgcttttcttcgtttttttctcactcCCGTTGGTTTGCTCCTCTAGATGGCTCCCTTCCCCATCGGAGGACCCATCAAACAGCCTCTTCATTCTAAGCTTgattccaatttttttctcctcatctTTCAAATAGTTATACAACTTTTCGATAGTATACACGTAGTACTTTATCCAGGGGTGATTCTCCGAAATGACAATAGGGTGATGAAGCGAACTGATATTTAGGTACTTGGCAATTATGgctttcctcttttcatCCCTCTGTTGGCGCCTTAATTTGTACTTAtcgtccttctccttcatgCTCAATGGGACCCGATTATCTCTCGATATTTTGAAGTAACTCTTTAGAATATCCATTAGGCTCTCTCTATCACTGATGTGCATCAGTCCGGACAACTCGAAAAATTCGCTATCATATTCTACGCACTTGTTTATTAAGTTCAACTTTATGTGCACAGTTTTGGTATCCTCATCCAGCTTCTCATTCTTTACTAAATCTTTTATGCTGAAAAAGGTTTCTATGAAATCATTtcgaatttttattaaattgacATTTGTGGGGACATTCCCGTTacctgcgttttttttattccctacGGCGAGTTCATTTTGCCCATTATCTACACTGCTCACGggttcttccttcttttgccCCGCGTTTTTGCCACTGTCACTTGGCCCTTCCGATTGGTTCCCCAAATCATCCGCTTCGcgtttttgtaaaaaatgtatatccTCCTTCAGAAATGCAAAactgagggggaaaaaggaaatgccATCATCGCCTACTACATTTTGAAAAGCACTTTCAAAGAAGCTCTTCCCTTCGAATGAAAAATCTTCATGCTCGATGACGTACACATTTTTCCTCAACTTaaaacacacaaaattgATCAAGTTGTGCACTATGGAAGcattaaaaaagtttaacAAATCGACGTTCCTCGCGTTTTTCAAAGTATCACAATGGGCCTCCTTCTGAAGCGTCTTCAAAACGAAGTTGTATATCTCCAGATACAACCGTACGTACGGCTCAGCAGCGGCTTTTACCGCCTTTGCGGTGTCCTCACTATCGCCCCCAAACCGATCGTACacacataaatttttcatgttCAACTTTTCTATCAAATAATTGTGCATAAAAAGGAGCTTCAGGGTGAACACAAAATGGTCCCATTTATTCTTCTCATTTATCCCCTTTATCGCTTTGCTCCTCTCGTAGAAGAGGCCCAGAACGacgtttttcaaatttgtccCATCTTCACTAACCCGTTTTGAAAAGGACTCCAAAATTTGCTGTTCCTCTTCActgtatttttcctcttccctaTACAGCAGGTCGTAATCTTTTATATCCTGCGATGTGATAAGCAGATTAGTCATCCCGCCTGACTTCGCCCCGTCATACTTTCCCCCCACAGCTGCCTCCCTTCCGTAAAACTTTCTATCAAACAGAATGGACGCCTCCTCATTCAGCATTGCCAGGATCTTAAAATTGATGCCCATGTAGTTTATAGAAAACGCATTTATGGTGTTCTTCTCAGATtcgaaattgaaaaaaaacacgcacTTAATATCCCTCGATATGTTATTGATCAGGAGAAAGTAAAAGCAAATGGACAGCTCCCTTATCTCTTCATTGTAGTGGTCGTAAATTCTTTTCTTCACAATGTATTCCTTATAGTTTGTATGCTTCCCGGTGTTTGCTTCTCCGTCTTGATCTTGGGCACCTTCCCCCTCACCAGACCCATTCTCCGTGGCATCATCCCCAATGGGACTCACGTAAAACTTATTAAACGCATACAAAAAGGACGAACTATCTTCGACAAACATAAACAGAGGCTTGTactttattaaataaaaattataattatcatcaCTATACCAGttgtcaaaaataaaaaagggaatcaaatttttcttaCAATGAATGATAAACGCATTCCTTACTAAATTGTAGTTCCTAAAAATGTTCGTCTCTTtctcgaaaaaaatattaaatacgttgaaaaataaaatgtggaAATTTGAGTTACACACGGACAAGTCGCTCAGTATCTTTTCTACGTAATAAATTGCGCTGCTAATATTTAGAGAATTATTAAAGGAGAGAAtattttcatcttcttcatttttaaaggaataaaattttgataacAACATACAGATGTGAATGATCAGTCCCTCCccatttataatatacaagCAGTTATAATCTGCCACGATTCGAAAAATGTCAAATATTTTGCTATGCAATttggaataaaataattctatCTTCGTATCTACACTTATCGATTTATTATTCACTACATTTTCTAAATTGTTCAGGTCATTTTCTGTACACTCGTTGAAAAATGCGTACCTCTTCCTCCTATCATCTTCCGCTATTCTTAGGTCCTTCATATCTTTTAGTTTGTTAATTTGATATTCATCATTGGCTAAATTCATTCTATTCACCGTTGGGTTTGTCGTGCATGTAGAAATGTATTCGTCTCTTCGATTTTGTGGGTTTGCACGTGAATGTGTGCATATCTCCCAGGTGCAAATGCGGTCACGAACAAGTATGCCGAGGAACTAACTCAATTAACGTGGGCGCGACGAACGCTATAAAATTCTGCGCTTCCAACTGGGCCTCTTAACGGTTTTAATGGCAAACACAAATGGGGCGCTTGGCGATGTGTGCGCATATAGGGtgagcacacacacatgtgggaAGCCGGGCAAATATACAAACGGCTGCTCACACAAACGTGTGGTTACACAAACGTATAATTACACAAACGTGTTGTTACACAAACGGCTGCTTACACAAACGCACACGCGACATGCGACCACCCGAGTAGGCCTATCTCAGAACCTGGGGGCTCATTCGATGTCACTTCTTTCTCTTGAATCAGTTTGGCACCAAGTGCTTCCCATTTCGCATATTTCGCAAAGTGGCTCTGTTCTTATCAActtccttcttcaccaaGCAGATTAAAGCGCGCGAAGTGGGGCGTGCTGTACACGCAAAGCACTCGATAAACTTGCGAATGAACGTTTACGTGGCGCTACATAAACGCCAATAATGCAAATGCAAATTTATGCACAAATATGAACAGTACTTATGATGTAATGCATTTTGGCTCCTTCCCTTTCCTTATTTTAGCAATTCTTTTGTCACATTCCCTTTTGTTCTCTATgttgttttttctctttcttttgCCTGTTCTGTGGTTACAAAAATCTCATGTAAAGGTTTATTTCTTTCGATGAAATGGCACGTATGTTAAAGGCCacctctttttgtttttttttgcattttcccgctttcttttgtatttttgtaatatacTTATGATCagcataattatataaaagtgTTATCACTCATtagtaatacaaataaaatgattGTATTAAGTATACAAATTGAAcacttcttttcattttattcgtttttttttttttttttttctcacatgGCTGTATTTATGTGATGCAAATCTTTAAGGTGCATATTTTAAGTGGCACATGTGACGTTCGCAGTTCTGGGGCTAACAGTGGAAATTTCTttatcaataaaaaaaaaaaagaatctatacatatgtatacatacacGTATGCATATAGCTTATGCAAGTAATGCACGAACCACTAATAAGGCAGCAGCATAATTTATTCgtagtacaaaaaaaaaaagggaatacaAACCGAAAcagagaaaaggaaacacGTGTGGGGCAGAAGGGGGCATTTCGTAAAATGCCAAAAAGTGGATATATCATGtgtttgcaaaaagaaaaaaaaaagaactgcGTGTGACCCACGTAacgaattatttttcactttcttcACTTCCTGTATATCTAATTCTGCTCGTAATGctattatgtaataattcCATTGTGTGGGGTGATATATGTCACCTTCTCACCCCCTTTGTTCTTCCGAATAAGGCATAAACTACACTCCACaatttaaaacataattgCCAAAGCATATCGAATAAAAtctagctaaaaaaaaaaaaaaaaaaaaaatagctcgCTTAACCTTGTGGCGTAAAAGCTGTTCGTCGGGCAGTACAccacaagggggaaaaaaaaaaaaaaaaattcccaagTGCATCATTCCAAAGTGTCACCTTTGCATAACCTTCGgaagcaaaaatgcaaatatgcAAAACTGACTTTTAAAGAGGTCTACATTGCATGAACAAAAGGTGTCAGCAAATTCTGTGTATATTGTGTTGCAGCCCTGCCGCAACTGCCAGTAGGTAACCCCTTAGCTTGCTCCATTGCCCTatgagcaaaaaagggatattCTGAAAATGGGCCTGACATAAGCACATATGTACGCACCCgctacatatacatatacaaatatatacatgttcAAAATGTGTCCAATTTCATCATACGTCGGTCATCGCctacccattttttccacaaacatttttcaatttcaaaaaaggaaagaggtAAAAACGTTCTTTAACACaccgttttgaaaaaaaacggtttGTACACCGCGTAGTTTACACGCATAATTCCATAACAGGGAAAAATCAACGTGCGATACGATCAAATGCTGCCgtgtgaaaagaaaaaaaaatacgtcaCATAAAACCGCAGCagagcaaaataaagaaagtcatgtaaaaaaaaaagcattacAAAGAGGACAACAACGTCTTTCCCACCTGCTGCAATTCTTTCGTCAACTGAAGAAAACACAGGTTTATCAAATTACACTCGGTACATCCCCATTTCTTCTCCAACTTATAAAACAATTCGCATGATAAACGACGCACTATTTGTGGAAAACCCATGAAAGTGTCCCCTCAATGCAaactttcaaaaaaatgcaccaaaatgaacaaaatggaaacacTTTTTAAGCGTCAAAATgatgggtgaaaaaaaaagaagtaaagtTTTAATTTAACACACCGTACATATGGCACGCATAATGCATTCCCTATATACAATACAACACCTCATTTGCAGCATTAAATTGTCATTTTATCCATACCACCACATTATTACTAATCGTAACGCTTGACGGAGGCACCATTGAGAAGTGtccttaaaattattaaacccccctcccccatttgtatCTTATGCGTATACAGGACCTGAgtccaaaaaaaactggGGCAAGTGGTGAACGGCCTACACACCGGTGTGGTAGTATAAGCCCATACTCCTCTAAATAGGGGTTTTCCCACAGAACACATAGCGAGTTCATATGCACACCTGCACGggtgccccttttgcgcacATTCGTACCGCTAATGCAACGCTAATGTAACGCGATGAACAAACCTGTacggggaaaaaacaccATACAACAGCTTTCAGAGAAAGGGAACATCCATCCGTTTGGGCATAAATACAACCGTCTTCATTAATCGCACATGCCAATAAAttctttcttctccctcAACAAATATGACATAGTAGACAGTGCTTACAGCTGCACTGCTCCTTTCGGCGACGTATTCGCATCGTTTACGTGCTGAATGAGGCTTCTTCATAATGACAAAATTATGCTGAAGTCATTTATAACCATGGGGGCTGCACACACTATATgcatttctcctttttgcaaagcaAGCTAAAAAGTGGCATCAACTGATAACCAAAAGGGGGCGAACAAAGGGGGTAAAGAAAACTCCCAGATGTATTGCCCATCGTGGGTTACGCAgatgtgtatatatgcacatagcTACAAATAAAAGTGATCACTGCTGAAGGAAGCACCATAATTTAATatgccttttcccccccttttataCCATATGAAAAATGGTGTCATACctgtttttattaattctCCATATAAACTAAGCACACCATCAGCCTTGTAGCTAGTGGTTAAAATGCGTAAAAAGGGAGAATGCCGTAAATTTCGTGACCGCGAAAAAATCTGTAACATAGGAACCTTCATGCAAATAACATTtcgaaattattttcccgCTCTCTCTCATATTTATTGGAACATTGCGCAACTGTACTCAAGCGTTTTCCCCGGCGCAAGCTGGTCCCTTTTGCAGGAgagattaacaaaaaaaaaaaaatcgccgcTCCTACTTCGTACACAATTGTGTACATATTAACAACACATGTATACATGAATTTACCTCATGAAGCTATTTTCATTACGCCAAAAATGTGCTCTCTGTGAAGGCTAGCgttgtattattttcactAATGTGAAGGGGAGCGCATGCACTTCACCATACATCACCTTCATTTCGCGAGGGAAAgaaaatggaattttttttgaaggcgCAGTTATATACTATCACATTTGCAAAAGACCGCTTCgagtacatatgtataataacaaaagtatattttttttttttttcccatttcatCGTTTCTTTTCTTAATTTCCCAGGAAGTATACACGTACATGTATGCATACCCCCGTCATATTTATCCAAATGAACGCTATACAattggaattaaaaaaaaaaaaaaaaattgcaaactcATTTTGCCGAGGCAGATCCAAATATTAATCTCCAAAgtagcacttttttttttttttgattatttttttgatcgTTGCAGCGCAAAATTATATGACTACATACCCAGGCTCAGCCGCCGTCCTGCGCGTATGTACaattgtaaattttgcaTAGCGCGTCGTACACTTGTTATATCTGTAATAATTATCCTCTCGAATGTACAATCCTTCGCCaggcccatttttttaagtgcccACTGAAGGTATGCGAAAAGGGGCATTTTGAAGCGGGTGACATTTgcgtaaaaagggggaggactTAACAGGGGAAACAGAGAAGGGGAGAGCAAGCCGCACGTTCAAATTCAAGCTTAAGCTGTAACTGCAAGCCAAGTTTGCTTCCCCACTCGCCCAAACTTCCCTCGTCACACTGTGCCATAGCGCTTTTGTCCGCCCGAGCCAATGTTACAAAGAATTGCTACGAATAGTCCATAAAGGCGATCACAACaagccaaaaaaggaaaaaacgccCCATTGAACGGAACAGCTTCCCGACGAACGTTGCTCATCCCGCTTCTCCAACCGCACGGACATCGCAAAAATGTTCTTTAACAACAACAATGGTAGTAACAACAATAATGAGGATAAGAACAACCTATTCGGAAAGAGCAACGCGCTGAATAACAATGGGCAGAATGCAAGCGCGCCGAACATGTGGAGCATGCCCAACAACAATTTGGGCAACTCCAACTTTTTTGGCAACAACTTAGCAGGTCAAAATGCCTTAAACCAAAGCAGCACCAATAGCAGTATGAATAGCATGGGAAATGTAGGCAACGTGGGCAACGTGAACAGCATGGGTAGCGGCGGACTCTTCAACAGCAGCATGAATGGCCAGACAAATctactaaaaaataacagcTTCTTCGGCGGTAACGCCATGAGCAATCAGGACGGCGCGAACAAAAGCAGTAACCTTTTTGGGAATACCCTCAACGCACAGGATAACTTGAACAAGGGGAATTCCATGTTTTCAAACAATCCCAAcgatttaaataaaaataatagccTGTTCGGAAGCACCACTTCCAGCCCTAGTGCGAACACATCCGCGAATGCTTTTAATCAAAATTTGTTTAGTGCGGCGAAGAAAGATGTGTATCCCGGTTTCACGAGGAGCCTGGTAGGAAATACCCCCAGTAGTGGCTCCAGTATGTTCAAACAAAGTACCCTAGGAAGCTCCATTGCGTTAGGAAGTCAACTGAATGATGACCGCAGCACAGAAGGTGGAGGTCTATTCTCAAAGGAACAATTAGAAGCAGCCAAACAAATCTTCGCCAATTCGTCGAATGCAAATTCGTTAGGCGGTTTCAGTAACAACAAACCAAATAACAACAATAACAAATTAACATTTAGTGGAGGATTTTCATCCAGTTCAAGtgcttttgcaaaaaataatataaaccCATTTCAGAGTATGGCCCTACAAGCCACTTCACAGGGTGATAAATCCCCCACCTCACCTATGATGAATAATAACAACACAACCAAGTCCTTCTTTGCTAGTGCTAACATGAATAATAACAATGAAGGGAAGATAAACCCTTTCGGCATGTCCTCCATGGGCACCCTTGGGTcagcaaataaaatgaacacattCGACGAGTTTAACAAAGGCATGAAACCATTTAATCAAAATGAAGGTGGTTTATTTGGTACGAAAAATAACGCTAACAGCAGCACGTCTCCTCCACTCcttaacaattttaatatcTCCTTCAGTTCATTTTCTAAGACAAACACAAGTGACATTTTCAAATCGAATAACAACACGGGTActactccctttttttcgtccttcaACAAAACGACCAACAATGAAAATCCCTTTTCATCCAATTCGTTTAAATCGTCTGGGGAAGTCAAGTCAAGTGAAAATTCTTTCCTCTTTAACAACTCCAGCAGTAGCAGTAATCTGCCCCAAACGAATACCTTCTCAAATAGCTTTTCCCTCTTTGCGAATAATCAGAGTGCCAAAGGCACCACAACGGggaatgaaaataaagacaGTTCCCCTAATAACCTTTTAACGAGTAAACCCGTTGACGGGTCAACCAATGTGAATAAAACCCCCGAGGAACAGAACAAAGGAGAGAAACCAAATGACCAGCCTGGAACTACTACCCAGAAGGAAGTTCCCCAAACGGGCCAACCATGTCAGTCGAACCAGAGCGGTGCTGATAAACCAGTCGAGaccgaaaatgaaaaagtgcAAAAGGAAACGCCCAAAGAGAAAACACAATCAGAAGAGAACAAACTGGATGAAGCAAAAATAGCGACAGAATCGTTGGAACAGAGTAAATCCGTCGCCGTGGAAAAAGACAATGCAAaagatgaaaagaaaaatacgcAGAACGAGCAAATGGATTCCTCAAATAAGGATGAAAAAACGGAGAAGACGGAGAAGACGAAGGATAGCACCCCCGGTCTCCTCAAAAGTAACTCTCTCTTCGGTTCTTCCATCTTCAAAAGTGACACAAAGGAAAGTGCACCAGGGGCCACCAGTTTGGAAAAGAGCGATCAGAATAAAACCGCCACGTCCAACTTCGTGTTCAGTTCTGCCGCGAAAAGCGAGACCAACGAAAAGGGGGCCTCCGAACAAAAGGGCCAAATAGCCAAACCGGACGAAAATCCTGAAAAGGGTGAAAATGGTGAAACGAGCGAAAAGGCCAAAAAggacgaaaaggaagaagccaaaaatgaacaacaaCACACAGTGTCCAGTTCTAAGGAAGCCCCACCAAGTGACCAAAAAGCGAgtgaaataaatttcaacCTAAAGGATAAACCTGTCCAGAGTGACCAAAAAAGTGAGCAGAAAGAGGACAACAAAAAGCCGGCCGATGAAGAacagaaggggaaggaaccCGCCAGTGCCCCTAAACCGtccattttcaattttaacatttcgtCCATCCACGGATCGAGCGAATCGAAGGAACAGAAGGACAAAACGGATGAAGAAGGCAAATCCGAGGTTAAGAAAGCTCCAGATAGCGATGCCGCCGCCATGGGCGCAACTGAGAAAACGAGCGAATCGAAAGCGGATGACAAGAAAAAATTCTGgtccttttccttcaccaagaagaaggaaacGAAGGATCAGACGGAGCCGAATGACCTCGGGGAAAAGAGCAAATCGGGCGACTTCACAAAATTGGGTGAATTCCCCAAGCCGGGAGAGTTCCCCAAATCGGGTGGGTTCAAATTTGGCGAGTTCTCCAAACCAAGTGACCCCGCGAAGCCGAAGGACATGTTCGACGGCGCTAATAGGCTATCCAGTTTTGGCCTAGGGCAGAACTCCCTTTTTGGCGATGTGAACAAGAAAAATGAactcaaaaatgaagaccctcaaaaggggagcagcggTGTCGGCTTTCCAAATTCTTCGTCCCTTTTTGGAAAGGCCTTCCAACCAGAGAGCGGCAAAGGTGGTTTCTTCTCCGGAGGGGCggaaaagaataataacTTTGGCAGCGGAATTAACAGTAGTAGTAGTGCCAACCCCTTCTTCTCGACAAAGGTGAACTCGTCCATGTTTGCACCCTCCTTCGGAAACGCAAAAATCGAAACGCAAAACAAGCCCCAAATGTTTGGGCaaaaagaagatgaagacgTGGACAAGGTAGgaaatatgataaatttcATGTCGCTagaaaatcgaaaaaaaaatgtgtacctAAGTAACCATTTAGAGcatgaggagaaaaatacagaaaaaaaagaagttaaaCAAcctgaaaatataaatcaagTGAGTGAAAACAAAACGGTAGATAACCAGCAGCAATATGCGTTTAATTTCCAACTAAAGGAAACCAAGGGGACCCTtcgaaataatgaaaataccAAAGAAATGAATTTTGAAgacttcccatttttatctGAACAAAATGCCAGAATGCAAATGCTAAAGCTACAAATGGAGCAACAAAAACAGCTAGAAAAAGACAGAAAGAAtgtcgaaaaaaatataagacaAAGTGAATCGTGCTTTAAGAAGGACCTGGACAAAGAAATGATAATCGACGTCATCAGTAACCTCTCCTcctttgttaaaaataaaatcaattttatgaattattgtTCAAATGAAATTTTGGACATATATAACAAAGTGGCTCATTACGATAAAATGTATTCACTCATATTGGAAGAccaaattaaaattgaaaaaaaacaagagtCGCTAGAAAAAAGACTAAGACTTATAGAGAGTGAACAATGCGATATGCTGTCCCTCCTCAACGAATTAGATAATGAAAATTCCCTagggtttttaaaaatcctgaatgaaaaaaatgtaaacaaaGATGAGATTATCAATAGTAAAAACCTCCATCTGGACATCGAGAATTTTGAAAAGctggtggaaaaaatgtctGGCTTGGAGGAGTTAATGAATTCTCTCCACACCATGGGAAAGGACGATTTTGTGAATGACATTATTAACAAATGCTACGCCAACGATTTGAATTGCGAAGCCATTGAGAAGCAGCTCAACGGTGCGTCCAGCGAGTTGCGAAATATGAAGTGACCCCGCCATATGGGGGAGGAAGTCCAACAAGGGGATCATTTTGCAGGCGAGAaacgcttcttttttttacatacgtGTTTGCCTGCCCAATTTGCACACCTATTTATTATAACCTCGTTGCGTTATTGCCTTATTTTACCAAAGCAGAACAACCCCCTGTGTTTAATTCCACCATTTT harbors:
- a CDS encoding DEAD/DEAH box helicase, putative (encoded by transcript PVX_098615A), which codes for MNLANDEYQINKLKDMKDLRIAEDDRRKRYAFFNECTENDLNNLENVVNNKSISVDTKIELFYSKLHSKIFDIFRIVADYNCLYIINGEGLIIHICMLLSKFYSFKNEEDENILSFNNSLNISSAIYYVEKILSDLSVCNSNFHILFFNVFNIFFEKETNIFRNYNLVRNAFIIHCKKNLIPFFIFDNWYSDDNYNFYLIKYKPLFMFVEDSSSFLYAFNKFYVSPIGDDATENGSGEGEGAQDQDGEANTGKHTNYKEYIVKKRIYDHYNEEIRELSICFYFLLINNISRDIKCVFFFNFESEKNTINAFSINYMGINFKILAMLNEEASILFDRKFYGREAAVGGKYDGAKSGGMTNLLITSQDIKDYDLLYREEEKYSEEEQQILESFSKRVSEDGTNLKNVVLGLFYERSKAIKGINEKNKWDHFVFTLKLLFMHNYLIEKLNMKNLCVYDRFGGDSEDTAKAVKAAAEPYVRLYLEIYNFVLKTLQKEAHCDTLKNARNVDLLNFFNASIVHNLINFVCFKLRKNVYVIEHEDFSFEGKSFFESAFQNVVGDDGISFFPLSFAFLKEDIHFLQKREADDLGNQSEGPSDSGKNAGQKKEEPVSSVDNGQNELAVGNKKNAGNGNVPTNVNLIKIRNDFIETFFSIKDLVKNEKLDEDTKTVHIKLNLINKCVEYDSEFFELSGLMHISDRESLMDILKSYFKISRDNRVPLSMKEKDDKYKLRRQQRDEKRKAIIAKYLNISSLHHPIVISENHPWIKYYVYTIEKLYNYLKDEEKKIGIKLRMKRLFDGSSDGEGSHLEEQTNGSEKKTKKSKNDIFEILDDSNEDSDLENDRKHERGNNKEESKKGRNEKAGKKGAKANVNTLSRKDEILKKKEMSSERKIYEVDLERYNVLEAKVNKLRSNNSYSDMNTWSLDIISGFNRLVDVYNFNNVTNLIKSVELQIKISIKVLSSMFEIIMYTKLKNVKSSRQKSDAIRSVMLIYKLTNEIFNKFKENLSEKDIVQLQTVLLSLGFKHSSYNLFEEYVKVRRNLSKLSGEGGDEEADEDKMGSAKKGKGKGNEKAKLKDASTLNDKKKGALQSGSQSKSKGGKKSSEVAAENDGGNTYGNDSKQDKHKGKDAHDIYKYKLESVKTYSELKIDEKKEHEFQLYYMYYLLDRTTGNIKDKRVLFTLDTWQYNILNLVDRRKSILVSCPTSSGKTFICYYVMDKVLRLNNDSVVVYVAPNDTLAFQIYHEVNGRFSTKGYSKYGGNKLCSYMTDKYAEENALDAQIVIVLPSVFENILLSGYAVNDENSNLNVSKFISRIEYIIFDEIHCIGDKEFYGTQIENIIHLCNAPFLALSATIGNIKYFYSWLQNVMMKKGKGEEDLHLIKFYERFSDLILYVYTNKNLHHLNPLACFNFRDILYKGINKDFYCNPREIYEIIIVLFELARKNNFYHLVEFLEPSFYFQYTRCINKKQFIYYMHTVKQTIVYLIQNKYISNLDYDMFIHILLSNYMKNADWVKDDAGEEGGKDKVGEEEASKKESKGTPSSSATKHLYSSTTQEVVPKQQLFQELYKSVVLDEKYILNKSHDLVKYTETVNTEQEYLDSGNLIELLKQLEQINFLPCIVFNFERKELEDMTINLINELMKRQHDKYYGDEERTFNTKMENKMRQERYENLLKQREILLKMKTVSRNQRLEQNMDKEYLDMLNEEEIPEPPVDVSEEYDGDFYFCNRKVYINYVTEIEDLIKEAERAIEGRKHKSVLIEGLKRGIGLHYEVLPYKFTIIVESLFRLGYIKIIFSNKNLSLGINIPCKSIIFAGHTFELNSVMFKQTSGRAGRRGFDLYGNIIIWNINFKNLRRLITSPLQTLSGSYAVNFTNICRSMLLYNCLKKNKDMEEISNRNKAVVNKPVKKKKKDETMTVAEKEEIFEKNRSINVNFFTRINGILSVFYNSLYYVNAFQHWGDGDGDDKTGPHFSERVTMTQGGAPNQQKLQNGDVAGDDISSSPDAAHMANGNPGVETTELLNCLPNEFDHQKEKTNALKKYVDRKYEYNDLYCEFLALSKGKKSEVREGEKHLKELCFRIKAHFLMFINILVEMEAIDEECNIINMTELAIFLKKEYDNNLVLTYLLVKKVLHNIVGDNTFLGSSVGTIPLQKIIDRITFEKNYSRNVLVDDSARGQFILLFILSHFINKIKENKIALTKVLINFNCKARTKLELFSSTYFPLLHILPAPVRKHIKNIEGVLLRYLMNYSLLVLAKLNLLHRKKTYLLPYTQLYIFEQHPSLLLGEIFPEGSSEYLAFYQSKLRDYKVRSPFLASLYQCDNFETLDELLHTSILDLDIRKNMIPDIAEDYVSFFKFEDDVIKEEKVCLKNSYILDYFIHGKYNVLRSKNDLGQYSWYIVDRFIQALNNIEHFLHGVKKDSLLLSSDVFYTYLNTLKDVLEKYFKSINSVQAQND